AAAATCTGTTCTTGAAGAGGTGAACTCACCGATTGTATCTTGTCACTGTGACTTGTTGTCCGGTAATGTTATTGTCCCCGATGATATTGACTCCAAAATTCACCCTGGACAATTACTACCGTcagttgaacaaaatcCGATTCAATTTATCGACTATGAATACATGCTTCCAGCACCTAGAGCTTTTGATATAGCCAATCATTTGGCAGAATGGCAAGGTTTCAACTGTAACCGAAATGCAATTCCTGAACCTACTATTGTAAACCCCGTGATTTTAAAATGGTGTGAAAGTTATCTAGACACTTCTCAGTCCAGTCCAACAGAGATTGAAACTTTGATCAACGAAGTATCCATGTTTTATGGTTTGCCTGGATTTTATTGGGGTATATGGGCCATGATTCAAAGCGAGCTTTCAAACATTGAGTTTGATTATGCAAAATACGGAAAATTGAGGTTAGAAGAATATTGGGATTGGAAAGCCAAGAATAAGGAGCGAATCGAGTCTTACTCATTTTAAGTATGAACAATGTAACTATTGAATACAACAAGCAATTTTATAACAATCATCTTCTTAAATCCACTATTGCCGAATGTGACGTTCTTGACGCCACCAAAATACACCAACTATGTCCCTTGGCCGCCTCTTTGACCAAACTACTGTAGATATTCATGGCAAAACTCTTTGGTAAATTGTTTGCACTAAAGAGCACTTTTCTGACCCATTCCTCTTGTTGATGGATCGAAGTTATACTAATCATATCGACGACTTCGTCTCGAACATCAAAAGTAAGAACAGGGCCCTGGGCTAACTTCTGCACCACTTGCGCTCCAACTGTCTTGGCATTAGTTTCAACCTCCCACTTCTCTCGCTTATTATTCTTTCGACCTCGTGGGGCTTCGTTGTTGACAACAGTGatcttttgattcaagTCGATTGcatccaattgttcaatggTGAGGGTGTCGCTTTCAGATTGATTGGGTCCCGTTGTGGACTCCTCTTCGATATCATCTTCAGTACCACCAATTTCTCCCACCAAGTAATTTACCAACTCCTCATAGCTGTCTAGATCAATATCCTTACTGGTAACCACATTCCTGACCTTGAGTGGCTTGTAGTTTGAcgatttttttgattttctaGCAAGTTGTTGCCCTTGTCTAATCAAGACTATCCAAGAGGCACCAATCACTGAAGCCTCGTGAAGTAAATCATCCTGTGATCTAGCAGACACGAGGTCAGCGCTAATGTTCTTCAGCCACAATTTGCCCAAAATTTCACACCCAcacaaatcaacaaattcttgCTGTGTGGAACTTACAAGGACATCACAACGACTTCCCTtccactttgaaaaatcattttttacaaattttcGTGACATGATACTCTTCATCAACGCAAACAAGAACGAAGTGGTCAATGTAAAGCCAACACAATGCAGCTTGTTGGGTTTGAATGTCTTTGATCCAGTAACAGACACATCAGTAAATGATCTAATCAAAGCATCGAATCTGCCTCCTGTGATGATTCTGTTGTACCTTTTTGACTTGTCTCCTTTGAAAACTGCCTGAAACATGATACCATGACGATAATACCGATTATCATAATTGTACAATGGGTTAAACAAAATCTCTGactttttctcaaattgattgagaaTACCTTGTACTTTGGATAAGTAAGCAAAAGACTTTTCcacttttatcaattgcGGGGAGTCAATCATTAGTTTCTGCAACTTTTGTCTAGCTTCATGTAAGGAACAAgtaaagttgaaattcAGTAGAAGATCCTCAATAACAGTCCGTGGTATCTGAAACTCCTCTCGTAAATACTTTTTAACATCATCGACTGACTTGTCAATTCCCAATTGCGATAGCACTGCAAAAGCTCCCCATTTAACTTGATCATCCAACTTAGTGtttccaaatacaaacGACACAACAGCGTCAAGAATATCGTAGTGATTTataaaaatgattttaCGAGCAGGAATTTGAGAGAACATATTCATCACTTCGTCAACCACCTTCAAACATTCGGCATCGTTGGCAATCACCTCTCGATCTGATTGACTGGTGATGTTAAAGTTCATTGCGCTATATCTCTCAGGCATACCTATTCCTCTTAAGCTTGGTCgataaacaaaatcatGACGGTAAAATTTGGGTACATTGACCTCGTTTTTACTAACAAATCGTGCAACCGGGACAACCAAGTCGTAAGGTAGGGTAATGACGGAGCCACCCCTATCGAGAAATTCGTACACCTGGTCTTTTGGCTGTGCGGTTATCCGAGGTAGTACCAAATTTATGCTCATATTTTCAACAGCACCATGCTTGTGAAAaagattcatcaattcGTCAATGATTTTACTGAATAGTAGATAGTCACTAGTCGAGCTATTGGGAGTCTCTCTATTACTATCGAATAGTAAGTCTTTTGCTAAGGAATACGGTTGATTGAATAAGGCTTCTCTCACTTGTTGTTGCCAGGGTGATGCTGGATCAGCTAAAGATTTTAAAGCTTCCTTGATAACTTGATCCTGGTGCTCAACTGGCAAACGACCGCTTTGCAAAAGCTCAGCTGCTCCTGGTCGTGCCTTTGGATCCGGATCAAGTAGCTgatgaacaatttgtttctcTTGAGCATTCTTCCAGTTATCAGGATACTCACGTTTCctcaatttgtttaaaGTTATTGCCCTTTCCATACCTGTTGATAAAGGATAgcacatttcaaaaaatataaCGCccaaagaaaacaagtCCACTTTTTCATCGTAATTTCCTGAAGACACCTCGGGTGCAGTGTAGAAAACTGTTCCTACTACAGTCGACAAATCACCATTTCTATTTGTAGCTGCATCAACTTTTTCCGATATTTGTTCGATGGTGGGTAGTGTCGACAAGAACTGTGAGTTTTTAGCTAATCCAAAATCTCCAACTTTGATATTATTagatttatcaatgaaaaCGTTCATGGGTTTCAAATCTCTATGAATAAATCCTTCGCTATGAATATAAGAGACCGCCTCCAATAATTGACGAAGTAGTCTCCAATACTCGCTCGGATTACTGGGAAGTCCTTGTTCAATAAGATTCAATAACGTGTTATTTTCACAAAATTCCATTTGGATATAAAGAACTGATCTGGGGTAAACCATTTGACTCGTCTTAGCTTGTGGTGTCACCGATCTTCCTTCTCTTCCTTCACTTTCCCGTACATTTGAAAGGCCAGCACTTCCCTGGGTAGAAGAATCTGCATCAGTCGAGTGAGCAAACTCAAACACATCCTCTGAAGTGTTACTTTGTTGTGGAAAAGAGTCGTCATCAAACTCAATCCGGGGATCAAACGAGCTCGAAAtgtaatcaatttgaaacgAACTGGCGCGTGTTGCCAAAAATGATGACGATCTATTAACGTAGCTTAAACTAGATGCATCGTCGCTATCTGAAACCTCGTCACTATCTGAAACCTCGTTACTATCTGAAACCTCGTCACTAGACTCAGAACACTCCTCAGAGATGGGCACGATTTTGCCGTCTTCCAGATTTTCCACATTCTCctccaattcttcaacccAAGTTCCATAATACCTTACAATATACTGATGATTCAACCGAGCTAATGATAGGACTTCACTCAATAGCGAGTCAAGTTTATTGGCTCtatgtttgattttttttataGCGTAGTAGGTCCCCTCCATTCGATTCCTAGCTTTCACAACGTCACCAAAACCACCTTTGCCCAACCTACCAATCTCTTCGAAGTCTCTTTCATACCGGCTGTTACCTCTTGACTCCAGAGTTAGTGGGTATGTGGAACCGCTGTAAAGCTGAGCACTTGGCACGTAGCTTGAAAACTTTTCAGGGTGCGTGGATTCATCCCTTGAAAACACTTTGTTTACTCTAGTATTGTTTGTGGTCAATAGTGTACcattattttgttttttcaaaactggTCCGTCTCTTAAAAACTTCACAgcattcaattccaaaagtGTTGGTCTCTTTGAGTACTTTGGTTGTAGcaattttgtcaacaagTCATGTATCTGCTCGGCATAATCCTCACGATCAAACTTAGTCTTTTCCATAAACTTTCTATTGAATTCATCTGGGTTTGGAAATTCTTTGACCAATGCATCTTTTCCTACGACAAGTCGCAACACTAGTGCACCCAAGTCCCAAACATCTGATTTCTGGTTATACATTCCGGTGTGTTTGACCTCTGGAGGTATCCAAGAATCGGGGTTCTTGTTTCTATCTTTGCGAAACTTGTCGTTGCCAGTGTTTGGGTGCATCTCCAACATTCTCAAAAGTTTATATCCATAAGAAGGGTGCGCCaactttaaaatttttccattttcatTACCAAAGGAATTTATATGAGACGAGTCTGTAAATAAATGGCCCTGGCCTGCCCtatcttgttcaaataGAAATATAGTGAATGGGTTGATCTGTTTATGGATAAGTCCAGAATTGTGTAACTGTTCCAATACCGGGATCAAGTTCAAAAGCCAAATTCTTGCCATCGGTAGACTAATGTGTCCCTTCGATGGCataatttcaaacaagGCTTCCGAGACAAATGAAAATTCTGTCAATATACGGACTTTCCAACCATTGTGTTTATCTATTTGaaaaccaatcaatttgagAATATGAGGATTACTCGAATTGACACAGGATTGTAACTCTTTTTCCAAGTCCTGTACCTCATTCTTGCCTGCATCTTGCTGCCAATATTGGTTATTGAGGTTAATCTCAGTCAAAAGGTAGTTGAGTTCATGACCATGTTTGTCAGCCTCAGCTTTGACGTCATCACTAACAAAAGGCTTTACAATGAATTGCTTACCAATGGAGCTAAATAGTCCTCTCTTGGTATACCGAATGAATCCCTGGACAGCTCTAAATTTATATTTCCGCCTACAATGCGGTAGGAAATCTTCCAATTCGTTATCAAATATGAAGTAATTGTCTTTGTCATTGGGTATTGGCgcaacttcaacttcttcctcttcctcatcGAGatcttcatccaattcaatcttgatttgCTGTATTTGTTCATTTAACTCTTTGCTTCGTTTTTGAGTTGCAGATTCTAACTCCCTCTGTTGTTTGGCTTCAAGTTCCTCCAATGCTTTACGTTCGTTCCGAAGTCTCTCTTCCCTCTCCTCTTCTAGCGATAGTACTTTTGTCGTAACAGCTTGAATGTCATCTAAAATAAACTTCAGCTCGGATATTATAGCGAATGATACCTCTTCGTGCTCATACTCTTTGATGAGCTCCTCGGACTTTTGTTTTAAACGTGCAGTATGTgctttcaataaattctgGGGATTGATGAACTTAACGTTTGGTGATGACAATGGATAGGTAGGAGTGAACTCTATATCCAAAGTAATTGAAACTGTTGGGTTATCTCTATTCTCCGATGATGATagaaatatttgaaaatgaggGTTTGGTTTCTTATTCCATATTAGCTCCTTTGGCGTTAtatctttgaaaatatcGCCGTATATCGACGAAATgctattcaattcatcctGTTGTCTAGTTTCCAATTCCAGTGATATAGATACTTCTTTCATAGATTAGTGTTGGCTTATGAATAGTGTTTTGCGATAACGAAATGCTCTTTGATCAATCtgaacttttttttttggcgCTTTTATTTATGCTTATAGAAATAAGGCACGCTTAAACGCAATATTGCTTGTCAGATGCCTTTGGTTGGTCGTATTAAGAATGGTCCTGATACTATTAGAATCCTTTTAACTACAGATAACCATGTTGGGTGTTTTGAGAATGATCCTATAAGAGGTAATGACGGGTGGAAGACTTTTGATGAGATTACTCAGATTGCCAAAGATCAGGACGTGGACATGTTAGTACAAGGGGGTGATTTATTTCATATCAATAAACCCACAAAGAAGTCAATGTATTACGTTATGAAGTCATTGAGATCCAATTGTATGGGAAGCAAAGCGTGTCAGTTGGAATTATTAAGTGATCCATCTACAACAATGTTTAACGGAGTTGATGAGGTGAACTATGAGGATCCCAATTTGAACATATCGATACCAGTGTTTGCTATTAGTGGTAACCATGATGATGCAACTGGGGATGGATTGCTACTGGCTCTCGATGTTTTGGCTGTTTCGGGACTAGTCAactattttggaaaagtaaAGGATTGCGAATCAATAACCGTGAAGCCTATATTATTTGAAAAGGGGGGTACAAAACTAGCGTTATATGGCATGTCTAATGTTCGAGATGAGAGGTTACATCGACTTTTCCGAGATGGAAAGgtaaaatttgaaagacCTGGGGTAGATACAGACCAGTGGTTCAATTTCCTTGTAATTCATCAGAACCACGCAATGCACACTTTTAATTCATGTATACCGGAAAACTTTTTGCCTCATTTCCTCGATTTCGTACTCTGGGGTCATGAGCATGAATGTATTCCGTATCCAGTACACAATCCAGAAACGTCTTTTGATGTACTACAGGCAGGGTCGTCCATCGCGACATCACTATCAGAAGGAGAAAGCCCTGACAAGAAGGTATTTATAATGAACATAAAAGGCCGTGATTACTCTTTGGAACCAATTGAGTTGAAAACAGTGAGACCTTTTGTGTTGAGGGAGATTGTGCTACAGAAGACTGATTTGGTCCCCGGTACTGCATCAAAAGCGGACGTCATTGCATTT
The sequence above is a segment of the Candida orthopsilosis Co 90-125, chromosome 8 draft sequence genome. Coding sequences within it:
- a CDS encoding Gcn2 translation initiation factor 2-alpha (eIF2alpha) kinase: MKEVSISSELETRQQDELNSISSIYGDIFKDITPKELIWNKKPNPHFQIFLSSSENRDNPTVSITLDIEFTPTYPLSSPNVKFINPQNLLKAHTARLKQKSEELIKEYEHEEVSFAIISESKFILDDIQAVTTKVLSLEEEREERLRNERKALEELEAKQQRELESATQKRSKELNEQIQQIKIELDEDLDEEEEEVEVAPIPNDKDNYFIFDNELEDFLPHCRRKYKFRAVQGFIRYTKRGLFSSIGKQFIVKPFVSDDVKAEADKHGHELNYLLTEINLNNQYWQQDAGKNEVQDLEKELQSCVNSSNPHILKLIGFQIDKHNGWKVRILTEFSFVSEALFEIMPSKGHISLPMARIWLLNLIPVLEQLHNSGLIHKQINPFTIFLFEQDRAGQGHLFTDSSHINSFGNENGKILKLAHPSYGYKLLRMLEMHPNTGNDKFRKDRNKNPDSWIPPEVKHTGMYNQKSDVWDLGALVLRLVVGKDALVKEFPNPDEFNRKFMEKTKFDREDYAEQIHDLLTKLLQPKYSKRPTLLELNAVKFLRDGPVLKKQNNGTLLTTNNTRVNKVFSRDESTHPEKFSSYVPSAQLYSGSTYPLTSESRGNSRYERDFEEIGRLGKGGFGDVVKARNRMEGTYYAIKKIKHRANKLDSLLSEVLSLARLNHQYIVRYYGTWVEELEENVENSEDGKIVPISEECSESSDEVSDSNEVSDSDEVSDSDDASSLSYVNRSSSFLATRASSFQIDYISSSFDPRIEFDDDSFPQQSNTSEDVFEFAHSTDADSSTQGSAGLSNVRESEGREGRSVTPQAKTSQMVYPRSVLYIQMEFCENNTLLNLIEQGLPSNPSEYWRLLRQLLEAVSYIHSEGFIHRDLKPMNVFIDKSNNIKVGDFGLAKNSQFLSTLPTIEQISEKVDAATNRNGDLSTVVGTVFYTAPEVSSGNYDEKVDLFSLGVIFFEMCYPLSTGMERAITLNKLRKREYPDNWKNAQEKQIVHQLLDPDPKARPGAAELLQSGRLPVEHQDQVIKEALKSLADPASPWQQQVREALFNQPYSLAKDLLFDSNRETPNSSTSDYLLFSKIIDELMNLFHKHGAVENMSINLVLPRITAQPKDQVYEFLDRGGSVITLPYDLVVPVARFVSKNEVNVPKFYRHDFVYRPSLRGIGMPERYSAMNFNITSQSDREVIANDAECLKVVDEVMNMFSQIPARKIIFINHYDILDAVVSFVFGNTKLDDQVKWGAFAVLSQLGIDKSVDDVKKYLREEFQIPRTVIEDLLSNFNFTCSLHEARQKLQKLMIDSPQLIKVEKSFAYLSKVQGILNQFEKKSEILFNPLYNYDNRYYRHGIMFQAVFKGDKSKRYNRIITGGRFDALIRSFTDVSVTGSKTFKPNKSHCVGFTLTTSFLFALMKSIMSRKFVKNDFSKWKGSRCDVLVSSTQQEFVDLCGCEILGKLWSKNISADLVSARSQDDLLHEASVIGASWIVLIRQGQQLARKSKKSSNYKPLKVRNVVTSKDIDLDSYEELVNYLVGEIGGTEDDIEEESTTGPNQSESDTLTIEQLDAIDLNQKITVVNNEAPRGRKNNKREKWEVETNAKTVGAQVVQKLAQGPVLTFDVRDEVVDMISITSIHQQEEWVRKVLFSANNLPKSFAMNIYSSLVKEAAKGHSWCILVASRTSHSAIVDLRR
- a CDS encoding Mre11 DNA double-strand break repair factor; its protein translation is MPLVGRIKNGPDTIRILLTTDNHVGCFENDPIRGNDGWKTFDEITQIAKDQDVDMLVQGGDLFHINKPTKKSMYYVMKSLRSNCMGSKACQLELLSDPSTTMFNGVDEVNYEDPNLNISIPVFAISGNHDDATGDGLLSALDVLAVSGLVNYFGKVKDCESITVKPILFEKGGTKLALYGMSNVRDERLHRLFRDGKVKFERPGVDTDQWFNFLVIHQNHAMHTFNSCIPENFLPHFLDFVLWGHEHECIPYPVHNPETSFDVLQAGSSIATSLSEGESPDKKVFIMNIKGRDYSLEPIELKTVRPFVLREIVLQKTDLVPGTASKADVIAFLTNEVEKAIEVAKNTYLLSHPELTASNGGDHNDDTQNIPLPLIRLRVEYSGGFEIENVRRFSNQFVGRIANVNDVVQFYKKKTQQQPEILRKKTKFSDDMVDESLSEKNTTELALQDIVSDFLKQTQLTLIPEAGLNEAVKKYVDNDDKYSLNQYINSEIKKETKMLLGVDIDDQEFHGIEDEKHTRNVFKQILLQLKEGTYTQMNLDAETAAKGSKTKGKTNRKTASKSNEIVLHASDSENVLHNSSASRSSHARSVPHPVTYAEDENEILTSEEEYDPEPVKTRGTRGGRQGKGRNGM